In a genomic window of Streptomyces koelreuteriae:
- a CDS encoding SLATT domain-containing protein: MAENPEPEARARRAAIADELRRLEESAMYSAQTQFETAKHWRGVHLMMGIPTSLLAAVAGTTALVESTGRIAAGILALVSAGISAVMTTVNAPLRMSHATGCANAYLEVQTAARQARTVDLPVLPVDEARLVLAELTARRDEQNRAADPPGRRAYRRAQANIGRGGQTYAVDHDRPAAGRSVPTERPGAAESSYG, encoded by the coding sequence GTGGCAGAGAACCCCGAGCCGGAGGCGCGGGCCCGGCGGGCGGCGATCGCGGACGAGCTGCGCCGGCTCGAGGAGAGCGCGATGTACAGCGCCCAGACGCAGTTCGAGACGGCGAAGCACTGGCGGGGCGTGCATCTGATGATGGGCATCCCCACCAGTCTGCTGGCCGCGGTGGCCGGTACGACCGCGCTGGTGGAGTCGACGGGGCGGATCGCCGCCGGCATCCTCGCGCTGGTGTCGGCCGGGATCAGCGCCGTCATGACCACGGTGAACGCGCCGCTGCGCATGTCCCACGCCACGGGCTGCGCCAACGCCTATCTGGAGGTGCAGACGGCCGCCCGGCAGGCCCGGACCGTGGACCTGCCCGTGCTGCCCGTCGACGAGGCCCGGCTCGTGCTGGCGGAGTTGACGGCCCGCCGGGACGAGCAGAACCGGGCCGCCGATCCCCCGGGCCGACGCGCCTACCGGCGCGCCCAGGCCAATATCGGGCGCGGCGGCCAGACGTACGCGGTGGACCACGACCGTCCGGCGGCGGGACGGTCAGTGCCGACGGAGCGCCCCGGAGCGGCGGAGTCGTCGTACGGCTGA
- a CDS encoding carboxylesterase/lipase family protein translates to MTADQTDPVVRSPYGAVRGRFERGVAVFRGIPYAAPPFGPRRFRPPVPLPPWDGVRDAAAFGPTPPKPPYSGAFAHYLSDPVVPGDDCLNLNVWTPDPSPGARLPVLLWLHGGALTRGSSAVPVYDGHAFARDGVVCVSVNYRLGVEGYGLFPDTPPNPGLRDQIAALTWVYEAIEAFGGDPGRITLAGQSAGAISIGALVAAPQTQGLVRRAILQSGPPEASERAKVRRMVRRMATRLKIPATAEAFAAVDRDLLLSAQAEVGRLSSPVVGGPAFGIVVDGDTVPRDPLQALIDGGAAPGVELLMGWTRDEYRLWLVPGGLLERVDRLGAVALAGAMARCHCGSEVPRGYRALHPEASTADLVGQLVTDHLLRVPLHHLADARTEPSYVYEFAWPSNLPDLGACHALELGFVFDTGEVPEARKLAGEGAPQDLADAMHTAWARFAADGDPGWERWDEAHPVRVFGDRAPDADHGVAYTAYGPRDRELALWASDAVTPEEPPLASVPVDGSPTRGTELRSAVRRLRRSGALRRH, encoded by the coding sequence ATGACGGCAGACCAGACGGATCCCGTGGTCAGGAGCCCGTACGGGGCCGTACGCGGCAGGTTCGAGCGGGGTGTGGCGGTCTTCCGCGGCATCCCGTACGCGGCGCCCCCCTTCGGCCCCCGCCGCTTCCGTCCGCCCGTCCCGCTCCCGCCCTGGGACGGCGTCCGGGACGCCGCCGCCTTCGGCCCCACCCCGCCGAAACCCCCGTACTCCGGCGCCTTCGCCCACTATCTGTCCGACCCGGTCGTGCCCGGCGACGACTGCCTCAACCTCAACGTCTGGACCCCCGACCCGTCCCCCGGAGCCCGTCTCCCGGTCCTTCTCTGGCTGCACGGCGGCGCCCTGACCAGGGGTTCCTCCGCCGTACCCGTCTACGACGGCCATGCCTTCGCCCGTGACGGGGTGGTCTGTGTCTCGGTCAACTACCGGCTGGGCGTCGAGGGCTACGGACTGTTCCCGGACACGCCCCCGAACCCCGGCCTGCGCGACCAGATAGCGGCCCTGACCTGGGTGTACGAGGCCATCGAGGCCTTCGGCGGCGACCCCGGCCGCATCACCCTCGCGGGCCAGTCCGCCGGGGCGATCAGCATCGGCGCCCTCGTCGCCGCCCCGCAGACCCAGGGGCTCGTCCGGCGGGCGATCCTGCAGAGCGGGCCGCCCGAGGCGTCCGAGCGGGCCAAGGTACGGCGGATGGTCCGCCGGATGGCCACCCGGCTGAAGATCCCCGCCACCGCCGAGGCCTTCGCCGCCGTCGACCGCGACCTGCTGCTGAGCGCCCAGGCCGAGGTGGGCAGGCTGAGCAGCCCGGTCGTCGGCGGCCCCGCCTTCGGCATCGTCGTCGACGGCGACACCGTCCCGCGCGACCCCCTTCAGGCCCTCATCGACGGCGGCGCGGCCCCCGGCGTCGAGCTGCTGATGGGCTGGACCCGGGACGAGTACCGGCTGTGGCTGGTCCCGGGCGGCCTCCTGGAGCGCGTCGACCGCCTCGGAGCCGTCGCCCTGGCCGGTGCCATGGCCCGCTGCCACTGCGGCAGCGAGGTCCCGCGCGGCTACCGCGCCCTGCACCCCGAGGCGAGCACGGCGGACCTCGTCGGCCAGCTCGTCACCGACCACCTCCTGCGCGTCCCCCTGCACCACCTGGCCGACGCCCGGACGGAACCCTCCTACGTCTACGAATTCGCCTGGCCCTCGAACCTCCCCGACCTCGGCGCCTGCCACGCGCTGGAACTCGGCTTCGTCTTCGACACCGGGGAGGTCCCCGAGGCCCGCAAACTGGCCGGGGAGGGCGCCCCGCAGGACCTGGCCGACGCGATGCACACGGCCTGGGCGCGCTTCGCCGCGGACGGCGACCCGGGCTGGGAGCGCTGGGACGAGGCCCATCCGGTGCGCGTCTTCGGAGACCGCGCCCCGGACGCCGACCACGGCGTGGCCTATACGGCGTACGGCCCCCGGGACCGCGAACTCGCCCTCTGGGCGAGCGACGCCGTCACGCCCGAGGAACCCCCGCTCGCCTCGGTCCCCGTCGACGGTTCACCCACGCGCGGTACGGAACTGCGCTCAGCCGTACGACGACTCCGCCGCTCCGGGGCGCTCCGTCGGCACTGA
- a CDS encoding alginate lyase family protein, whose product MSRTSPHTHHEGGRVSRRGLLKTAGGLTAALALGAGATATTADAAPGTFTHPGMLHNAGDINRAKVRVAAGDDPWLSGWNKLVANSHSQSTWTNRATATIIRGGTGQNYGLLYNDIAAAYQNALRWRVGGTEANAQCAARILNAWATTLTTVTGNADRFLAAGLYGWQFANAAELMRDYSAFDLGAFQEMMANVFYPLNNQFLTGHNDACITNYWANWDLCNMASVLAIGILNNDGAKYDQAVTYFKNGAGNGSIKNAVPFLYSNVEGYDLGQWQESGRDQGHTVMGMGQMGAICEMAWNQGEDLYSYDGRRFMKAAQYVAKYNLNMDVPFTTYNWGSGQNCSPQSQTVPGAGSRGQVRPVWAMLHYHYGRRLLLDDKYISQMCFSVAPEGGGGDYGSDSGGYDQLGFGTLMYAK is encoded by the coding sequence ATGAGCCGCACTTCCCCCCACACGCACCACGAGGGCGGCCGGGTGAGCCGCCGCGGTCTGCTCAAGACCGCCGGCGGCCTCACCGCGGCCCTCGCCCTCGGCGCCGGAGCCACCGCCACCACGGCGGACGCCGCCCCCGGCACCTTCACCCACCCCGGCATGCTCCACAACGCAGGCGACATCAACCGCGCCAAGGTCAGGGTCGCCGCGGGCGACGACCCCTGGCTGTCCGGCTGGAACAAGCTCGTCGCCAACTCCCACTCCCAGTCCACCTGGACCAACCGCGCCACCGCCACGATCATCCGCGGCGGCACCGGACAGAACTACGGCCTCCTCTACAACGACATCGCCGCCGCCTACCAGAACGCGCTGCGCTGGAGGGTCGGCGGCACCGAGGCCAACGCCCAGTGCGCCGCCCGGATCCTCAACGCCTGGGCGACGACCCTGACGACCGTCACCGGAAACGCCGACCGGTTCCTCGCCGCCGGCCTCTACGGCTGGCAGTTCGCCAACGCGGCCGAACTCATGCGGGACTACAGCGCGTTCGACCTCGGCGCCTTCCAGGAGATGATGGCCAACGTCTTCTACCCGCTCAACAACCAGTTCCTGACCGGCCACAACGACGCCTGCATCACCAACTACTGGGCCAACTGGGACCTGTGCAACATGGCCTCCGTCCTGGCTATCGGCATCCTCAACAACGACGGCGCCAAGTACGACCAGGCCGTGACCTACTTCAAGAACGGCGCCGGGAACGGCTCCATCAAGAACGCCGTCCCGTTCCTGTACAGCAATGTCGAGGGCTACGACCTCGGCCAGTGGCAGGAGTCCGGCCGCGACCAGGGCCACACCGTCATGGGCATGGGCCAGATGGGCGCGATCTGCGAGATGGCCTGGAACCAGGGCGAGGACCTCTACTCGTACGACGGCCGCCGCTTCATGAAGGCCGCCCAGTACGTCGCCAAGTACAACCTGAACATGGACGTGCCCTTCACCACCTACAACTGGGGCAGCGGCCAGAACTGCTCCCCGCAGTCGCAGACCGTGCCCGGCGCCGGGTCGCGCGGCCAGGTCCGACCCGTGTGGGCGATGCTCCACTACCACTACGGCAGGCGCCTGCTCCTCGACGACAAGTACATCTCCCAGATGTGCTTCTCCGTCGCCCCCGAGGGCGGAGGGGGTGACTACGGCAGCGACAGCGGCGGCTACGACCAGCTCGGCTTCGGCACCCTGATGTACGCCAAATAG
- a CDS encoding alginate lyase family protein — protein sequence MSTSPLRPIAPSRRGFLGGTAALLLVSGASGLLAPGTARAATAAAPRTFTHPGLLHSADDLARMKAAVAAKESPVYDGYLAFAAHARSKATYAVQNTGQITSWGRGPTNFQNQAVADSAAAYQTALMWCLTGERAYADKARDILNAWSASLTAITGADGPLGAGLQVFKFVNAAELLRHSGYDGWAKEDIARCEESFLRVWYPAISGYMLYANGNWDLTSVQSILAIGVFCEEPTLFEDALRFAAAGAGNGSVPHRIVTDAGQGQESGRDQGHEQLAVGLLADAAQVAWNQGVDLYAFDDNRLLKNTEYAARYNLGGEVPFVPDLDRTGKYVKTSVSAVGRGTLPPIYEMAYAHYAGVRGLDTPYTKAAVFRGTGGARVVEGSNDDLPGWGTLTFAGTKAPAPSVPTAPAGVTAVGGDRSVTVAWLPSAWAESYTVLRASSPDGPYEKIATGLGEPTYTDRRARPGRTSYYTVAAVNSQGRSGRSAWASAVPGLPAPWSTRDIGDVRIPGAAVFDGERFVLEASGTADAHRLAHLPLRGDGTITARIVWPLSSQYSRIGVTVRAGLDADAAHAAMLIQGLPLHTWSGVWSVRAKAGAGIKGTGSTPVPPSQQQAITTGAAFPISSLGELPESATPLRAPYVEGAGDGYRLRMPYWVRVTRKGDRCTGAISPDGVRWTEVGSSDVEVGRTVHVGLTLTSCLGVAEDYAETGTGAFDNVSVVSRTGGEVWSVPRPARAAGDLRAVAGADAVELAWTDPDLSARYTVLRSTSAKGPFRTIATGIGPVGFGTRVRYADATGRPGTTYHYAVAKTNSSGRGPLSEAAKAAMPTPSAPRLTSPTTAFANKGVPFRHLLRAAHEPIRFTAKGLPDGLHLDRRTGLISGTPTRTGEFTVTAGAGNAAGDTTGTLTLTVGTPPPAPWSHGDLGDVILDDRAYGTLGVVAVQTPGSTAHEDGTFVVRGAGTDLTVNNQGMTGQFVRRPVSGDCEVTVRLVSRSGAGGDRVGLLMAKSLSPFDQAAGAIVTGGTSAQLMLRPTVAGKSTFTGNAAVTAPCLLRLRRTGTHFTASASTDGGATFTPLAEGDLPGFGDAPYYVGLVVCSRDPLARSTTEFDEVSITPL from the coding sequence ATGAGCACCAGCCCCCTGAGACCGATCGCACCGAGCCGCCGGGGCTTCCTCGGCGGTACCGCCGCCCTGCTGCTGGTGTCCGGCGCGAGCGGCCTGCTCGCCCCCGGCACCGCCCGGGCCGCCACAGCCGCCGCCCCCCGGACGTTCACCCACCCCGGACTCCTGCACAGCGCCGACGACCTGGCCCGGATGAAGGCCGCGGTCGCCGCCAAGGAATCGCCCGTCTACGACGGCTACCTCGCCTTCGCCGCCCACGCGCGCTCGAAGGCGACATACGCCGTGCAGAACACCGGCCAGATCACCTCCTGGGGCCGGGGCCCCACCAACTTCCAGAACCAGGCCGTCGCCGACTCGGCCGCCGCCTACCAGACCGCGCTGATGTGGTGCCTCACCGGCGAGCGCGCCTACGCCGACAAGGCCCGGGACATCCTCAACGCCTGGTCGGCGTCCCTCACCGCGATCACCGGCGCCGACGGGCCGCTCGGCGCGGGCCTCCAGGTCTTCAAGTTCGTCAACGCGGCCGAACTGCTGCGCCACAGCGGCTACGACGGCTGGGCGAAGGAGGACATCGCCCGCTGCGAGGAGTCCTTCCTGCGCGTCTGGTATCCGGCGATCTCCGGCTACATGCTCTACGCCAACGGCAACTGGGACCTCACCTCCGTCCAGTCGATCCTGGCCATCGGCGTGTTCTGCGAGGAGCCCACCCTCTTCGAGGACGCCCTGCGCTTCGCCGCCGCCGGAGCCGGCAACGGCAGCGTCCCGCACCGCATCGTCACCGACGCGGGCCAGGGCCAGGAGTCCGGCCGCGACCAGGGCCATGAGCAGCTCGCCGTCGGCCTGCTCGCCGACGCCGCGCAGGTCGCCTGGAACCAGGGCGTCGACCTGTACGCCTTCGACGACAACCGGCTGCTGAAGAACACCGAGTACGCCGCCCGCTACAACCTCGGCGGCGAGGTCCCCTTCGTCCCCGACCTGGACCGCACCGGCAAGTACGTCAAGACGTCGGTCTCGGCCGTCGGACGCGGCACCCTGCCCCCCATCTACGAGATGGCGTACGCGCACTACGCCGGTGTCCGCGGCCTCGACACCCCCTACACCAAAGCGGCCGTCTTCCGAGGCACGGGCGGCGCCCGCGTCGTCGAGGGCAGCAATGACGACCTGCCCGGCTGGGGCACCCTCACCTTCGCCGGTACGAAGGCCCCGGCCCCGTCCGTACCGACGGCCCCGGCCGGGGTCACTGCGGTCGGCGGCGACCGGTCCGTCACCGTGGCCTGGCTGCCCTCGGCGTGGGCCGAGTCGTACACCGTCCTGCGGGCGAGCAGCCCCGACGGGCCGTACGAGAAGATCGCCACGGGTCTCGGCGAGCCGACGTACACCGACCGCCGCGCCCGCCCCGGCCGCACCTCCTACTACACCGTGGCAGCCGTCAACTCCCAGGGCAGGAGCGGCCGTTCCGCATGGGCCTCCGCAGTGCCCGGCCTGCCCGCCCCCTGGTCCACCCGGGACATCGGCGACGTCAGAATCCCCGGGGCGGCGGTCTTCGACGGCGAGCGGTTCGTGCTGGAGGCCTCCGGCACCGCCGACGCCCACCGCCTGGCCCATCTGCCGCTGCGCGGCGACGGCACCATCACCGCGCGGATCGTATGGCCGCTCAGCTCCCAGTACTCCAGGATCGGCGTCACCGTACGGGCCGGGCTGGACGCGGACGCGGCCCACGCCGCCATGCTGATCCAGGGCCTGCCGCTGCACACCTGGAGCGGAGTGTGGAGCGTACGGGCCAAGGCGGGAGCCGGGATCAAGGGCACCGGCAGTACGCCCGTGCCGCCCTCCCAGCAACAGGCGATCACGACCGGCGCCGCCTTCCCGATCTCCTCCCTCGGCGAACTGCCCGAGTCGGCGACCCCGCTCCGGGCCCCCTACGTCGAGGGGGCGGGCGACGGCTACCGGCTGCGGATGCCCTACTGGGTCCGGGTGACCCGCAAGGGCGACCGCTGCACCGGGGCCATCTCCCCGGACGGCGTCCGCTGGACCGAAGTCGGCTCCAGTGACGTGGAGGTGGGCAGGACCGTGCACGTCGGACTCACCCTCACCTCCTGCCTGGGAGTGGCAGAGGACTACGCCGAGACCGGCACCGGCGCCTTCGACAACGTCAGCGTCGTCTCCCGTACGGGCGGTGAGGTCTGGTCCGTGCCGCGCCCGGCCCGCGCCGCGGGTGACCTCCGGGCCGTCGCCGGCGCCGACGCGGTCGAGTTGGCCTGGACCGACCCGGACCTCTCGGCCCGCTACACGGTGCTGCGCTCCACCTCCGCCAAGGGCCCGTTCCGGACGATCGCGACCGGCATCGGCCCCGTCGGCTTCGGCACCCGCGTCCGGTACGCCGACGCCACCGGCAGGCCCGGCACGACGTACCACTACGCCGTCGCCAAGACGAACAGCTCCGGGCGCGGGCCCCTGTCCGAGGCGGCGAAGGCCGCGATGCCGACCCCGTCCGCGCCCCGACTCACCTCACCCACGACGGCGTTCGCGAACAAAGGCGTCCCCTTCCGGCACCTCCTGCGCGCCGCGCACGAGCCGATCCGGTTCACGGCGAAGGGACTCCCCGACGGCCTCCATCTGGACAGGCGCACCGGCCTGATCTCCGGAACCCCCACCCGGACCGGCGAGTTCACCGTCACCGCCGGCGCGGGCAACGCCGCCGGAGACACCACCGGCACCCTCACGCTCACGGTCGGCACCCCGCCGCCCGCGCCCTGGAGCCACGGCGACCTGGGCGATGTCATCCTCGACGACCGCGCCTACGGCACTCTCGGCGTGGTCGCCGTCCAGACCCCCGGCTCCACCGCCCACGAGGACGGGACCTTCGTGGTGCGGGGCGCCGGGACCGACCTCACCGTCAACAACCAGGGCATGACGGGCCAGTTCGTACGACGGCCCGTCAGCGGTGACTGCGAGGTCACCGTCCGCCTGGTCTCCCGTTCCGGAGCCGGCGGCGACCGGGTCGGCCTGCTGATGGCCAAGTCCCTGTCGCCGTTCGACCAGGCGGCCGGGGCGATCGTCACCGGCGGCACGAGCGCCCAGCTGATGCTGCGCCCGACCGTCGCCGGAAAGTCCACCTTCACGGGCAACGCGGCCGTCACCGCCCCCTGCCTGCTGCGGCTGAGGCGCACCGGGACGCACTTCACCGCATCCGCCTCGACCGACGGCGGCGCCACCTTCACCCCCCTCGCCGAGGGAGACCTCCCCGGCTTCGGTGACGCCCCCTACTACGTGGGCCTCGTGGTCTGCTCCCGCGACCCCCTGGCCCGCAGCACCACCGAGTTCGACGAGGTGAGCATCACCCCCCTGTAG
- a CDS encoding glycosyl hydrolase family 28 protein → MTPSLSRRGALQAAGATVLAAGLTDLTATAARADASAAAPKLVTYLRPAAMPTNTSFRVRVRTAPDGEWQTLDIWRPQLGEINPTTGSSKIYNSSLAYFDFQGSVEVEVTYLKGGTTKVRVRPDSYGIKPEVGGDTLRFTLDRPRNVVVQINDDIFDVLHLFARAVEKKVPKQDDPNVLYYGPGVHTTADGYLNVPSGKTVYLDGGAVLKATVVFRNVEHAGIAGRGVLAGTAAGGALVENSRNISIGAVTVLNPNGYAVQLGEATGVTIKGLGSFSSKGWGDGIDVFCSSNVVIDGVFMRNSDDCIAIYTHRWEYYGDTSNITVRNSTLWADVAHPINVGTHGNTDNPEVLKNLTFRNLDICDHREPQMGYQGCIALNPGDSNLIKNVKVDNVRVEDFRWGQLIHMRIAYNTKYNTSVGRGIQNVHIKDLSYTGKPLATCLLLGYDAKHAIKDVTFENLVVNGTVIADSMKKPTWYLTTDTVPMHANEHVLNLKFLTTAEAAAAS, encoded by the coding sequence ATGACCCCGTCCCTGTCCCGCCGCGGCGCCCTCCAGGCGGCCGGTGCCACCGTGCTCGCCGCGGGCCTCACCGATCTCACGGCCACGGCCGCCCGCGCCGACGCGTCGGCCGCCGCGCCGAAGCTGGTGACCTACCTCCGTCCGGCCGCCATGCCGACCAACACCAGCTTCAGGGTGCGGGTCCGTACCGCGCCCGACGGCGAGTGGCAGACGCTGGACATCTGGCGCCCCCAGCTCGGCGAGATCAACCCGACCACGGGGTCGAGCAAGATCTACAACTCGTCGCTGGCGTACTTCGACTTCCAGGGCTCCGTCGAGGTCGAGGTCACCTATCTCAAGGGCGGCACCACCAAGGTCCGGGTCAGACCGGACTCCTACGGCATCAAGCCCGAAGTGGGCGGCGACACCCTGCGGTTCACCCTCGACCGGCCGCGCAATGTCGTCGTGCAGATCAACGACGACATCTTCGACGTCCTGCATCTGTTCGCCCGCGCGGTGGAGAAGAAGGTCCCGAAGCAGGACGATCCCAACGTCCTTTACTACGGCCCCGGCGTCCACACCACGGCCGACGGCTATCTGAACGTCCCCTCCGGCAAGACCGTGTACCTCGACGGCGGCGCCGTCCTCAAGGCGACCGTCGTCTTCCGGAACGTCGAGCACGCGGGGATCGCCGGCCGTGGCGTCCTCGCCGGGACGGCGGCGGGCGGCGCCCTGGTGGAGAACTCGCGGAACATCTCCATCGGCGCCGTCACCGTCCTCAACCCCAACGGCTACGCCGTCCAGCTCGGCGAGGCCACCGGCGTCACCATCAAGGGCCTCGGCTCCTTCAGCTCCAAGGGCTGGGGCGACGGCATCGACGTCTTCTGCAGCAGCAACGTCGTCATCGACGGCGTCTTCATGCGCAACTCCGACGACTGCATCGCCATATACACCCACCGCTGGGAGTACTACGGCGACACCAGCAACATCACCGTCCGCAACTCCACCCTCTGGGCGGACGTCGCCCACCCCATCAACGTCGGCACGCACGGCAACACCGACAACCCCGAGGTGCTGAAGAACCTCACCTTCAGGAACCTCGACATCTGCGACCACCGCGAGCCCCAGATGGGCTACCAGGGCTGTATCGCCCTCAACCCCGGCGACAGCAACCTGATCAAGAACGTGAAGGTCGACAACGTCCGCGTCGAGGACTTCCGCTGGGGCCAGCTCATCCACATGCGGATCGCGTACAACACGAAGTACAACACCTCGGTCGGCCGCGGCATCCAGAACGTCCACATCAAGGACCTCTCCTACACGGGCAAGCCGCTCGCCACCTGCCTGCTGCTCGGCTACGACGCCAAGCACGCCATCAAGGACGTCACCTTCGAGAACCTCGTCGTCAACGGCACGGTCATCGCCGACTCGATGAAGAAGCCGACCTGGTACCTCACCACCGACACCGTCCCGATGCACGCCAACGAGCACGTGCTGAACCTCAAGTTCCTCACCACCGCCGAGGCGGCCGCCGCGTCATGA
- a CDS encoding carbohydrate ABC transporter permease — MTATSLPPNAAPRVRVRVNRLVLYTVLVALTGLFIGPFGWLILSGLKTPAELAASPVHWLPTQVQWHNFADAFNLIDFLGYARNSLIIALIYATLVTLSSAWVGFGFARLDAPGKKTLFGILIGSMMLPQMITLLPTYLIFAKLGMVDTYWPWVFWGLAAAPYLVFLFRQFFAGLPRELEEAAIVDGCGYGTIFWRIFLPQSWPVLSASFVIAFTWSWGDYIAPQLLLSTDRSTLAVAVMSTYVTSAGTPVANLQAAASVMYVVPILLIFLIAQRGFVAGMSTTGLK; from the coding sequence GTGACCGCCACCAGTCTGCCCCCGAACGCCGCGCCCCGGGTGCGGGTGCGCGTCAACCGTCTCGTCCTCTACACGGTCCTCGTCGCCCTCACCGGCCTGTTCATCGGCCCCTTCGGCTGGCTGATCCTGTCCGGCCTGAAGACCCCGGCGGAGCTGGCCGCCTCGCCCGTGCACTGGCTGCCCACCCAGGTCCAGTGGCACAACTTCGCCGACGCCTTCAATCTGATCGACTTCCTCGGCTACGCCCGCAACTCCCTGATCATCGCCCTGATCTACGCCACGCTCGTCACGCTCAGCTCCGCCTGGGTCGGCTTCGGCTTCGCCCGCCTGGACGCCCCCGGCAAGAAGACGCTGTTCGGCATCCTCATCGGCTCGATGATGCTGCCCCAGATGATCACCCTGCTGCCGACGTATCTGATCTTCGCCAAGCTCGGCATGGTCGACACGTACTGGCCGTGGGTGTTCTGGGGACTGGCCGCCGCCCCCTATCTCGTCTTCCTCTTCCGGCAGTTCTTCGCCGGGCTGCCCCGCGAGCTGGAGGAGGCCGCGATCGTCGACGGCTGCGGCTACGGCACCATCTTCTGGCGGATCTTCCTGCCCCAGTCCTGGCCGGTGCTCTCCGCGAGCTTCGTCATCGCCTTCACCTGGTCCTGGGGCGACTACATCGCCCCGCAACTGCTGCTCTCCACCGACAGGTCGACCCTGGCCGTCGCCGTGATGTCCACCTACGTCACCTCGGCCGGAACACCCGTGGCCAACCTCCAGGCCGCGGCCTCCGTGATGTACGTCGTGCCGATCCTGCTGATCTTCCTGATCGCCCAGCGCGGCTTCGTCGCCGGCATGTCCACCACCGGCCTGAAGTGA
- a CDS encoding carbohydrate ABC transporter permease, which produces MTVDQIPATGRTGPVESTGRTAPPQRPRISMTARRHRAFYLFTSPWIIGFLLLTVVPMAYALWLSFTTYDGISPHWSYVGLGNYTELFSDPQTWNSLGRTGLFALTSVPLSIIAGLGLAVQVNRPIKARGLFRTLLYLPAVVPPVGVGLTFKALFDQNSGAANGVITLFGFDALGWLADPYARYVLLMSVLWAAGNVMIISLAGLQDVPRELHEAARIDGASAWRTFRSITVPLLSPVLLFQTVTGVIASVQTIMPLLLSPDGTTAGVTALPQSNYLYMMHVFSQYFALGRYGYASALLWVLFVLILIVTGLIFKFTSGVVFYNVDPEAKK; this is translated from the coding sequence ATGACGGTCGACCAGATACCCGCCACCGGGCGGACCGGCCCGGTCGAGAGCACCGGCCGCACCGCGCCGCCCCAGCGGCCCCGGATCTCCATGACCGCGCGCAGGCATCGCGCCTTCTACCTGTTCACCTCGCCCTGGATCATCGGCTTCCTGCTGCTCACCGTCGTACCCATGGCGTACGCGCTGTGGCTGAGCTTCACCACCTACGACGGCATCTCGCCGCACTGGAGCTATGTCGGCCTCGGAAACTACACCGAGCTGTTCTCCGACCCGCAGACCTGGAACTCCCTCGGTCGCACGGGCCTGTTCGCCCTCACCTCGGTGCCGCTGTCGATCATCGCCGGGCTCGGGCTCGCGGTCCAGGTCAACCGGCCCATCAAGGCACGCGGACTGTTCCGCACCCTGCTCTATCTCCCGGCCGTGGTGCCCCCGGTCGGCGTAGGCCTCACCTTCAAGGCGCTCTTCGACCAGAACTCCGGTGCCGCCAACGGCGTCATCACCCTCTTCGGCTTCGACGCGCTCGGCTGGCTCGCCGACCCCTACGCCCGCTACGTGCTGCTGATGAGCGTGCTGTGGGCCGCCGGGAACGTCATGATCATCTCGCTGGCGGGGCTCCAGGACGTGCCCCGCGAACTGCACGAGGCCGCCCGTATCGACGGGGCGAGCGCCTGGCGGACCTTCCGCAGCATCACCGTGCCGCTGCTGTCGCCGGTCCTGCTCTTCCAGACGGTCACCGGCGTGATCGCCTCGGTGCAGACCATCATGCCGCTGCTGCTCTCCCCGGACGGCACGACCGCCGGCGTCACCGCGCTGCCGCAGTCCAACTACCTCTACATGATGCATGTGTTCTCGCAGTACTTCGCGCTCGGCCGCTACGGCTACGCCTCCGCACTGCTGTGGGTGCTCTTCGTCCTGATCCTCATCGTGACCGGACTCATCTTCAAGTTCACGTCCGGAGTCGTGTTCTACAACGTCGACCCGGAGGCGAAGAAGTGA